In Juglans microcarpa x Juglans regia isolate MS1-56 chromosome 7D, Jm3101_v1.0, whole genome shotgun sequence, the following are encoded in one genomic region:
- the LOC121238436 gene encoding beta-glucosidase 13-like, whose protein sequence is MGNLLLGLLVILFPLTSSGSSIAIPPTYDTASLNRSTFPRGFIFGTASASYQYEGAAKEGGKGPSTWDTFTHRYPDKIADHSNGDVAVDQYHHYKEDVGIMKDMGLDAYRFSISWSRLLPNGKLCGGVNREGINYYNNLINELLEKGLKPFVTLFHWDLPQALEDEYGGFLSPQIVDDFGDYAELCFKEFGDRVKHWITLNEPLSYSVGGYALGVLAPDRCSDWQNLNCTGGNSATEPYIVTHHQLLAHAAAVKVYKQKYQAIQEGTIGITLVSNWLVPYSNSTYDRHSALRALDFMFGWFMDPLTNGDYPHIMRSLVGNRLPNFSKEQSMAVKGSFDFIGINYYTTNYAAHAVPEVPNAGISSYLIDIRVNLSTERNGIPIGPRAASDWLYVYPSGIQDFLLYTKTKYHNPLTYITENGIDEFNNASLSLEEALRDSHRIDYHYRHLAYLDAAIKDGVNVKGYFAWSLLDNFEWTSGYTLRFGIYYIDYKDGLKRHPKLSAHWFKHFLKK, encoded by the exons ATGGGTAATCTCCTTTTAGGTCTCTTAGTTATTCTTTTCCCATTGACAAGTAGTGGTAGTAGCATTGCTATTCCACCTACCTACGACACAGCTTCGCTAAACCGGAGCACTTTTCCGAGAGGATTCATTTTTGGCACGGCGTCAGCGTCTTATCAG TACGAAGGTGCAGCAAAAGAAGGTGGTAAAGGACCATCAACATGGGACACTTTCACCCATAGATATCCAG ATAAGATAGCGGATCACAGTAATGGAGATGTAGCTGTTGATCAATATCATCACTACAAG GAAGATGTTGGGATTATGAAGGATATGGGTTTAGATGCATACAGATTCTCAATCTCATGGTCCCGACTTTTGCCAA ATGGGAAATTATGTGGGGGTGTGAACAGAGAAGGAATTAACTACTACAATAACCTCATCAATGAGCTGCTGGAAAAAG GTCTAAAGCCATTTGTGACACTCTTCCATTGGGATCTACCCCAAGCCTTAGAAGATGAGTATGGTGGTTTCTTAAGTCCTCAGATTGT GGATGATTTCGGGGACTATGCTGAACTTTGCTTCAAGGAATTTGGTGACCGGGTGAAGCACTGGATTACACTGAATGAGCCACTGAGTTACAGCGTCGGTGGATATGCACTTGGGGTTTTAGCGCCGGATCGATGTTCGGATTGGCAAAATCTAAACTGTACAGGTGGAAATTCTGCGACCGAGCCATATATTGTGACACACCACCAGCTTCTTGCACATGCAGCCGCAGTTAAAGTGTACAAGCAAAAATATCAG GCAATACAGGAAGGTACCATAGGAATAACGCTCGTCTCAAACTGGCTAGTTCCATACTCCAATTCGACGTATGATCGTCACTCTGCACTGCGAGCACTTGATTTCATGTTTGGATG GTTCATGGACCCATTAACAAATGGTGACTATCCACATATCATGCGATCTCTGGTTGGGAACCGATTACCCAATTTCTCAAAAGAGCAATCCATGGCGGTGAAGGGGTCGTTTGATTTCATTGGAATAAACTATTATACCACTAATTATGCAGCCCATGCAGTACCTGAAGTCCCTAATGCTGGAATTTCAAGCTACTTGATAGATATACGTGTTAATCTCTCAA CCGAGCGAAATGGGATTCCTATTGGCCCAAGG GCTGCTTCTGACTGGCTATATGTCTATCCGAGTGGAATACAAGATTTTTTGCTCTACACAAAGACAAAATACCATAATCCACTCACTTACATCACCGAGaatg GGATTGATGAGTTTAATAATGCCTCTTTATCGCTCGAGGAAGCCCTCCGGGACAGCCATAGAATTGACTATCACTATCGCCATCTTGCATATCTTGATGCAGCTATCAA GGATGGCGTTAATGTCAAGGGATACTTTGCGTGGTCATTGTTGGACAATTTTGAATGGACTTCAGGTTACACTCTTAGATTTGGCATTTACTATATAGACTACAAGGATGGGTTGAAAAGACATCCTAAACTGTCCGCCCATTGGTTCAAGcatttcctcaagaaataa
- the LOC121238239 gene encoding uncharacterized protein LOC121238239 gives MVAYAPQPIPIVAILLRPPKILDGEIYISFSKEEITKSAEPFIFSLVLKFFRNRPSLDDIRSYIRRRWGLVVQPVVSLMAAPRSVFVRFANEGDFKMAISRESCEVKGVPYRAFHWSTEYTEELESPVVPVWISLPSLPPNLFHESFLENITMPIGKYVRSDNCTRCATRTDAARVCVEMNAAKDPIESLWIGVPHQMGSRLQKVIYENLPAYCRLCKTQGHNIAKCRKAGAQDGKNKNLEGNRDNRRRIYKEKGQTEGETGQIPLVTGSEMVKGKELSSSIQVGSLMIVEEPEEVELQG, from the coding sequence ATGGTGGCGTATGCTCCACAGCCTATTCCGATAGTTGCGATCCTGTTGAGACCTCCTAAAATTTTGGATGGTGAAATTTACATCAGTTTTTCCAAGGAGGAGATTACAAAGTCGGCTGAGCCGTTCATTTTTTCTCTGGTTTTAAAATTCTTCAGGAATCGTCCTTCTCTAGATGATATTCGGTCCTATATTAGAAGAAGATGGGGGCTCGTTGTTCAGCCTGTGGTCTCGTTGATGGCGGCGCCTAGGTCGGTGTTTGTAAGGTTTGCTAATGAGGGGGATTTTAAGATGGCAATATCCAGGGAGTCTTGTGAAGTGAAGGGAGTCCCCTACCGTGCGTTCCATTGGTCGACGGAGTACACAGAGGAACTGGAATCTCCAGTGGTACCTGTATGGATTTCACTCCCTAGTTTGCCTCCGAACTTGTTTCATGAATCGTTCCTGGAAAATATCACAATGCCAATTGGGAAATATGTGCGCAGCGATAATTGTACCAGATGTGCTACCCGGACGGATGCGGCAAGAGTTTGCGTTGAAATGAATGCCGCTAAAGATCCTATTGAATCGCTATGGATTGGGGTGCCTCACCAAATGGGTAGTCGATTGCAGAAggttatatatgaaaatttaccAGCGTATTGCAGGCTCTGTAAAACGCAGGGGCACAATATAGCAAAGTGTCGTAAGGCTGGCGCTCAGGATGGAAAAAACAAGAATCTGGAGGGGAATAGGGATAATAGAAGAAGGATTTACAAGGAGAAGGGCCAAACAGAAGGAGAAACGGGGCAGATTCCTTTGGTGACGGGTTCGGAAATGGTCAAAGGGAAGGAGTTGAGTTCTTCCATACAAGTTGGAAGCCTGATGATCGTAGAGGAACCAGAGGAGGTGGAGCTTCAGGGCTAG